In Aquiflexum balticum DSM 16537, a single genomic region encodes these proteins:
- the alr gene encoding alanine racemase, whose product MLHTSYIEISKSAYSKNIEFLKSDIGPNTEISVVVKGNAYGHGIENIVPIAEENGIRHFSTFSADEALRVHQASKEESQVMIMGMLDNNDLEEIIRKGISFYVFEFDRLEAALAIAKKTGIKAKIHVEVETGFHRTGFDWDELEWLVKVLKENAEHLELQGLCTHYAGAESISNYVRVRKQIKLYKKIKSWFEKKGLEFEKYHTACSAATLLYPETKMDLVRLGIASYGFWPTQETYMYRFQSLPADNKNPLKRLISWKSSIMNTKKVKMGEFIGYGSSYMAPRDMTVALVPIGYGHGYSRMLSNQGKLLIGGKIVSVVGTVTMNSIAADITDLEGIQKGDEVVIIGKQGENEITIASFGESTQQVNYELLTRLPQDIPRKVVE is encoded by the coding sequence ATGCTTCATACCTCTTACATCGAAATCAGTAAATCCGCTTACTCCAAAAACATTGAATTTTTAAAGTCTGATATAGGTCCAAACACTGAAATATCCGTCGTCGTCAAGGGCAATGCCTATGGGCATGGGATTGAAAACATTGTTCCGATAGCTGAAGAAAACGGTATCCGACATTTCAGCACATTCAGTGCTGATGAAGCACTTCGGGTTCATCAAGCCAGCAAGGAAGAAAGTCAGGTAATGATCATGGGGATGTTGGACAACAATGATCTGGAAGAAATCATTAGAAAAGGGATCAGTTTCTATGTTTTTGAGTTTGACAGGCTTGAAGCTGCTTTGGCAATAGCCAAAAAGACAGGCATCAAAGCCAAAATCCATGTAGAAGTGGAAACAGGATTTCACAGGACCGGTTTTGATTGGGATGAATTGGAATGGCTGGTAAAGGTATTGAAGGAAAATGCTGAGCATCTTGAACTTCAAGGACTTTGCACCCATTATGCCGGAGCTGAAAGCATCAGTAATTATGTACGGGTAAGAAAACAAATCAAACTGTACAAAAAAATCAAATCCTGGTTTGAAAAGAAAGGCCTGGAGTTTGAAAAGTACCACACTGCCTGCTCGGCTGCCACTCTGCTATATCCTGAGACCAAAATGGACTTGGTCAGGTTAGGAATCGCTTCTTATGGATTTTGGCCCACGCAGGAGACTTATATGTACCGATTCCAGTCCCTCCCTGCTGACAACAAAAATCCTTTGAAGAGACTGATCAGTTGGAAAAGCAGCATCATGAATACCAAAAAGGTGAAAATGGGCGAGTTTATCGGGTATGGTTCCAGTTATATGGCGCCACGGGACATGACCGTTGCCTTGGTGCCGATTGGCTATGGTCATGGGTACAGCAGGATGTTGAGCAATCAGGGGAAACTACTGATTGGAGGAAAAATTGTTTCTGTGGTAGGAACTGTTACTATGAACAGTATTGCAGCTGATATCACAGATCTCGAAGGTATTCAGAAAGGCGACGAAGTAGTCATTATCGGAAAGCAAGGGGAAAATGAAATCACCATAGCCTCTTTCGGAGAATCCACCCAACAGGTGAATTATGAACTCCTGACCCGTTTGCCACAGGATATACCTAGAAAAGTGGTGGAGTAG
- a CDS encoding DUF4349 domain-containing protein yields MKILFAIAFIIAACSNNETVDISSGGNSDDIMVNMDMESVPFAKQSSTTSESELYTPDISQKLVRSGSIYFQSEGLEKDYEQIKGMLSGFSAYLESENQINDNYRKSYSLRIRVPSEKYDSLFNTISKIAFRVESKYSNVDDVTERYYDLQSRIQNKKELEIRYREILSKANQVKDILEIERNLNEVRSDIELMEGQFNYLSKEIKFSSLQVQFYEELPYELNTPKKKGFWVRIFNALDNGWQIFLSVFVGLVTLWPFYLAGALVFVLVMYLKRKNKR; encoded by the coding sequence ATGAAAATCCTTTTTGCAATAGCCTTCATCATTGCCGCCTGTTCCAATAATGAAACTGTTGATATAAGCAGTGGGGGAAATTCTGATGATATAATGGTCAACATGGACATGGAATCAGTTCCATTTGCCAAGCAATCTTCTACCACTTCCGAATCCGAATTATACACTCCGGATATAAGCCAAAAACTGGTCCGATCCGGGAGTATTTATTTTCAATCAGAAGGTTTAGAAAAGGATTATGAACAAATCAAAGGAATGCTAAGCGGTTTTAGTGCCTATCTGGAAAGTGAAAACCAAATCAATGATAATTACCGAAAAAGTTATAGTCTGAGAATCCGAGTGCCTTCGGAAAAATATGACAGCCTGTTCAATACTATTTCCAAAATTGCTTTTAGGGTCGAAAGCAAATACTCCAATGTGGATGATGTGACCGAAAGATATTACGATCTACAGAGTCGGATCCAGAATAAAAAAGAACTCGAAATACGCTACAGAGAGATTTTATCCAAAGCCAATCAAGTCAAAGATATCCTTGAAATAGAGCGTAACCTCAACGAAGTGAGATCTGATATCGAGTTGATGGAGGGACAGTTCAATTATCTGAGTAAAGAGATAAAGTTCAGTTCACTTCAGGTACAGTTCTACGAGGAATTGCCCTATGAACTGAATACACCCAAGAAAAAAGGTTTCTGGGTAAGAATATTCAATGCTTTGGACAATGGCTGGCAGATATTTTTGTCAGTTTTTGTAGGTCTGGTCACGCTTTGGCCCTTTTACTTGGCAGGCGCATTGGTTTTTGTTCTGGTGATGTATCTCAAAAGAAAAAATAAACGATAG
- a CDS encoding serine hydrolase domain-containing protein, with product MKTLSKTFLLFLIPFVFAWSCSEDKDDNQGPQLPVTQEDIAVIDNQISQFISKWEYPGATLAISKNGKLVYSKAYGLADVEANQSMTTDHRMRIASISKTFTGIAILRLVQDGQLGLDDKVFGDGGILGNDFGTKAYSERVKNVTIRHLLQMTTGGWVLANDWDAIDSSPNLNNKQFFDWMLDNALLKYDPGTRYWYVNTNYFVAARVIEKVSGKSFFQFMKDDFLDPLEINSAIMAKRNLADRFPNEVKYYGLGNIKGFEYGFNIERRDGDGGMVISAKDLLKFVLAINGRPDRTQLLEPAIHQEFVKGSGPSPLNNTFGLGIVKSQNGISFSGALPGTRTVFQTNSNTGLAAVLLFNGCVDYTNATLWNNFNQEFFALANSLVSQNTNVYKDIDQF from the coding sequence ATGAAAACACTATCTAAAACCTTTCTTCTTTTTTTGATCCCTTTTGTTTTCGCTTGGTCTTGTTCTGAAGACAAAGATGACAACCAAGGACCTCAGCTACCAGTGACCCAGGAGGATATAGCTGTGATAGATAATCAAATCTCGCAGTTTATATCTAAATGGGAATACCCGGGTGCCACTTTGGCAATTAGCAAAAATGGCAAACTCGTTTATTCCAAAGCCTATGGTTTGGCGGATGTGGAAGCAAACCAATCCATGACCACCGACCACAGAATGAGAATAGCCAGTATTTCCAAAACATTTACCGGTATCGCTATTCTCCGATTGGTCCAAGATGGCCAATTAGGCCTTGATGACAAGGTATTTGGGGATGGGGGAATATTGGGAAATGATTTTGGTACAAAGGCTTATAGTGAAAGGGTAAAAAATGTAACTATCAGGCATCTTTTGCAAATGACAACAGGTGGTTGGGTTTTGGCAAATGACTGGGATGCCATTGACAGCAGTCCTAATTTGAACAACAAACAGTTCTTCGATTGGATGCTTGACAATGCACTACTCAAATATGATCCGGGGACCCGTTACTGGTATGTCAATACCAACTATTTTGTCGCAGCAAGAGTCATTGAGAAAGTTAGTGGTAAATCCTTCTTTCAATTTATGAAAGATGATTTTTTGGATCCATTGGAGATCAATTCAGCGATAATGGCAAAAAGAAATCTTGCTGATAGGTTTCCTAATGAGGTCAAGTATTATGGTTTGGGAAATATCAAGGGATTTGAATATGGCTTTAATATAGAAAGAAGGGACGGTGATGGAGGGATGGTCATTTCGGCAAAAGATCTGTTGAAATTTGTACTTGCCATCAATGGGCGACCTGATAGAACTCAACTCTTGGAACCGGCCATCCATCAGGAATTTGTCAAAGGTTCAGGTCCCAGTCCGCTCAACAACACCTTCGGTCTAGGCATAGTCAAAAGTCAAAATGGTATCAGTTTCAGTGGGGCACTTCCAGGAACTCGTACAGTATTCCAAACCAACAGTAACACAGGACTTGCGGCTGTGCTCTTATTCAATGGCTGTGTGGACTATACCAATGCCACGCTTTGGAATAATTTTAACCAAGAATTTTTTGCGCTGGCTAATTCTTTGGTTTCCCAAAACACAAATGTTTATAAGGATATCGATCAGTTTTAG
- a CDS encoding RNA polymerase sigma factor: MQQYTFQKLTQIEILEGIKNNDADIIQGIYQDQYPKVEKFVLSNNGNSQEAKDIFQEAFVALWKNIKSDRFTPENSTAINGYLYQIAKNKWLDQLRSSKFRKTVPLESYHEGMDEEIEDRESKLNQIDSSFKNLGKNCKELLTRFYYKKESMSRIAKAFDWTEATARNNKYRCIQRLKEMLITKE; the protein is encoded by the coding sequence ATGCAGCAATATACTTTTCAAAAACTCACCCAAATTGAAATTCTTGAAGGAATTAAAAATAATGATGCTGATATCATTCAGGGAATATATCAGGATCAATATCCTAAGGTTGAAAAATTTGTCCTTTCCAATAATGGAAATTCTCAAGAAGCAAAGGATATATTTCAGGAGGCTTTTGTGGCTTTGTGGAAAAATATCAAGAGTGATCGGTTTACGCCTGAAAACAGTACCGCTATTAACGGGTACCTTTACCAAATAGCCAAAAACAAATGGTTGGATCAACTTAGGTCATCGAAATTTAGAAAAACCGTTCCTTTGGAAAGTTACCATGAAGGAATGGATGAGGAAATAGAAGATAGGGAGTCAAAATTGAATCAAATTGACTCTTCCTTCAAAAATCTGGGGAAAAACTGCAAGGAATTACTGACCCGGTTTTATTATAAAAAAGAAAGTATGTCAAGAATCGCCAAAGCATTTGATTGGACAGAGGCTACTGCCCGAAACAACAAATACAGGTGTATTCAGCGACTGAAAGAAATGCTCATCACAAAAGAATAA
- a CDS encoding CHAT domain-containing protein — MKKTALIGFLCFFLPGLLYGQTVDERLAEVQKAINEDNLDSAIMLFDTHTNFYIIKSEYLNLSYFVPLAGFIANKQRDMQYGMDRVQYWLDFISEKSQDPRVLRQAHLESHRYFMFAGKIQMAYDANQRALDLTYQIPDHTPSEWAIIERNLGVLATQLNDFGLARSHTLKALEGFDTDPNTSSESRFNILNDLGVSYWYASIWDSAEYYWKEGIAYLDQMENNPTNQLYRKAMIEGNLAAVYDVKGKLDESVKMVKSSIANSKAFADQATDDPKRDRAMLSIFYSSMNLGITYKSMGNYLQALQIHEHTLKEKEKYFPAGHPEITESLIMVGQVHNYLMNYDEAKKFLFRAIDDLYATEEKFPLRLADIYYTLALIAEGENEIDAAKEYYKTALKYFQQTNKESLDFVFLGFLGHAADFFSLHGEHDMAKQLSNMGYEYTKKTNGIKSLPGFHQVINKSRVSYNLGSYASARSEAEEGMGILTHLLESVTNLTDSVRIEYEKPMAYLLKWKSDYKMTKERSVFYLESMLKELRQGIKLLEKRKAMLSDSEDLGVLLSQNQELINFVKQIELELYEKTGDEKYLDQLIATHESSVYTKIRAQLNQQRQVRFSGVPESIIEAESMIKDELGYILSEGGDMEEFMEVSSKWENHLKMLKSNYPSYYQSRYGDIEEGELVFPKERQIVRYLFVGEDLKAIVINKGNKKLYSLNFNPELVEKLPSLWHDQTALGAVTYQLYQQLWHPFDDNLNDSRVLIIPDGMLFNLSFDLLTDREIKTYEEFLMYSLLAKHDISYQYSLWLGFTKSSNDISDTYVAFAPGFLDRMKENYLKSIQDTLSLDKPYLSLLPQPFTINLANKAAKTFGGNIFAFEESTAKTFREKAAKNKIIHIGTHAESNNISPVFSKLIFAKNNDPLEEDNALYAYQIYNTDMQSNLTLLTACETGKPVYQPGEGMISLSHAFQYAGSESLLTSLWKVDEKSSMEITDYFLEFLAEGMAKDKALKEAKLKYLSTATGRTLSPQYWAGLVLLGDVEPISGLVKGYNWILLTLGITVFLTFLFLIYRIKFR; from the coding sequence GTGAAAAAGACAGCTTTAATCGGTTTCTTATGTTTTTTTTTGCCCGGACTTCTATATGGGCAAACAGTCGATGAGCGATTGGCTGAAGTCCAAAAGGCGATCAATGAGGACAATTTGGACAGTGCGATTATGTTGTTTGATACACATACAAACTTTTATATTATAAAATCTGAATATTTGAATCTCAGTTATTTTGTTCCGCTTGCAGGATTTATTGCCAACAAGCAAAGGGACATGCAATATGGAATGGACCGGGTCCAATATTGGTTGGATTTTATCAGTGAAAAAAGCCAGGATCCAAGAGTATTGAGGCAAGCTCACCTGGAATCACATCGGTATTTTATGTTTGCCGGAAAGATTCAAATGGCATACGACGCCAATCAAAGAGCCTTGGACCTTACCTATCAAATCCCTGACCATACCCCTTCCGAATGGGCGATCATAGAACGCAATCTCGGTGTCCTTGCTACCCAATTGAATGATTTTGGACTTGCCCGCTCTCATACCCTTAAAGCCTTGGAGGGATTTGATACTGACCCTAACACCAGTTCCGAAAGTCGCTTTAATATCCTCAATGATTTGGGAGTCTCCTATTGGTATGCCTCTATTTGGGATTCTGCGGAATATTATTGGAAAGAGGGCATCGCATATTTGGATCAAATGGAAAACAATCCCACCAACCAACTTTACCGAAAGGCAATGATTGAAGGGAATTTGGCAGCCGTATATGATGTCAAAGGCAAACTTGATGAAAGTGTTAAAATGGTCAAGTCATCCATCGCAAACAGCAAAGCCTTTGCCGATCAGGCTACAGATGATCCCAAGCGGGATCGGGCCATGTTATCTATTTTTTACAGTTCGATGAACTTGGGAATTACCTATAAAAGCATGGGGAATTACCTACAGGCACTTCAAATCCATGAACATACCCTGAAGGAAAAGGAAAAATATTTCCCTGCAGGGCATCCTGAAATCACAGAAAGTCTTATCATGGTAGGTCAGGTCCATAATTATTTGATGAATTATGATGAAGCTAAAAAATTCCTGTTTCGGGCCATTGATGATCTCTATGCAACGGAAGAAAAATTCCCCTTGCGATTGGCAGATATTTATTACACACTTGCCTTGATCGCAGAAGGGGAAAATGAAATTGACGCTGCAAAAGAATATTATAAAACAGCTTTGAAATACTTTCAACAGACCAATAAAGAATCATTGGATTTTGTTTTCTTGGGTTTTTTGGGCCACGCCGCTGATTTTTTCTCTCTTCATGGAGAGCATGATATGGCGAAGCAATTGTCAAACATGGGCTATGAATACACCAAAAAAACCAATGGTATCAAATCACTACCAGGTTTTCACCAGGTAATCAACAAAAGCCGTGTATCCTACAATTTGGGAAGTTATGCTTCAGCCAGATCAGAGGCGGAAGAAGGAATGGGAATTCTTACCCACCTTTTGGAGTCCGTTACCAATCTTACCGATTCAGTGAGAATTGAATATGAAAAGCCGATGGCATATTTGCTCAAGTGGAAGTCAGATTACAAAATGACAAAAGAGCGATCCGTTTTTTACCTCGAATCAATGTTAAAGGAACTGAGGCAGGGGATTAAACTTTTAGAAAAACGAAAGGCAATGCTTTCTGACAGTGAGGATTTGGGGGTTTTGCTTTCCCAAAACCAGGAATTGATCAATTTTGTCAAGCAGATCGAATTGGAATTATATGAAAAAACGGGAGATGAAAAATACTTAGATCAATTGATCGCAACCCACGAATCCAGTGTATATACAAAAATCCGTGCCCAACTCAACCAACAAAGACAAGTGAGGTTCAGTGGCGTACCGGAATCCATCATTGAAGCTGAATCCATGATTAAGGATGAATTAGGTTACATCCTTTCCGAAGGAGGTGATATGGAAGAATTCATGGAAGTTTCCTCCAAATGGGAAAATCATTTGAAAATGCTCAAATCAAATTACCCGTCCTATTACCAATCCAGATATGGGGATATAGAAGAAGGAGAGTTGGTATTTCCAAAGGAAAGGCAAATTGTCCGATATCTTTTTGTAGGGGAGGACCTAAAGGCCATCGTGATCAATAAGGGTAACAAGAAGCTTTATTCATTGAATTTCAATCCCGAATTGGTCGAAAAACTACCTTCCCTGTGGCATGACCAAACAGCCTTAGGAGCTGTTACTTATCAACTATATCAACAGCTTTGGCACCCTTTTGACGACAACCTGAATGATTCAAGGGTTTTGATTATACCTGATGGCATGCTTTTTAATTTGAGTTTTGACTTGTTGACAGACAGGGAAATCAAAACTTATGAAGAATTCCTCATGTACAGTTTACTTGCCAAACATGACATTTCTTACCAGTATAGCTTGTGGTTGGGTTTCACCAAAAGTTCGAATGACATAAGTGATACCTACGTTGCATTCGCTCCAGGTTTTTTGGATCGGATGAAGGAAAATTACCTCAAATCGATACAAGATACTTTAAGTTTGGACAAACCCTATCTTTCTCTTTTGCCTCAGCCATTTACCATAAATCTAGCCAACAAAGCGGCAAAAACATTCGGAGGAAACATTTTTGCCTTTGAAGAATCCACCGCAAAAACATTCCGTGAAAAGGCCGCCAAAAACAAAATCATCCATATCGGAACACATGCAGAATCCAACAATATAAGCCCGGTTTTTTCCAAACTTATTTTTGCCAAAAATAATGACCCATTGGAAGAGGATAATGCATTATATGCTTATCAAATTTACAACACGGATATGCAGTCAAACCTTACTTTACTCACTGCCTGTGAAACAGGAAAACCTGTTTATCAACCGGGAGAGGGTATGATATCGCTTTCACATGCTTTTCAATATGCCGGATCCGAGAGTCTTTTGACCAGTCTTTGGAAAGTAGATGAAAAATCGAGCATGGAAATCACCGATTACTTTTTGGAATTTTTGGCGGAAGGAATGGCCAAGGATAAGGCACTTAAAGAGGCCAAGCTCAAATACTTGTCCACTGCAACAGGCCGGACACTTTCTCCTCAGTATTGGGCGGGATTGGTATTGCTTGGAGATGTAGAACCGATTTCAGGTTTGGTGAAAGGTTACAATTGGATTTTATTGACTTTAGGGATAACTGTTTTCCTAACCTTTCTCTTTTTGATATACAGAATCAAATTTCGGTAA
- a CDS encoding tetratricopeptide repeat protein — protein sequence MKNNNHISQEEFEKFERFILGHMADQERIAFEKEIASDKILSQKLEDMKVILEGVEEAAFRNNLDKIHQELELDTSKPTEIKKPDFIKENIHLFPWKPISIAASLLLTIGFFVWLFLLKPDPNEKLFLAYFQADPGLVTAMSSASNYEFDRAMVDYKSANYQEAITRWEKLIQDKPENDTLQFFLGASHLALKKADPAIFYFDAVATNENSNFQKDAIWYLGLAYVLEGKEDRAVEVLLQSQDPQAIELLKELTEK from the coding sequence TTGAAAAATAACAATCATATATCGCAAGAAGAATTTGAAAAGTTCGAAAGATTCATCCTTGGTCATATGGCAGACCAGGAAAGGATAGCTTTCGAAAAAGAAATCGCCTCAGACAAGATACTGTCCCAAAAATTGGAGGATATGAAAGTCATCTTGGAAGGGGTTGAGGAGGCGGCCTTCAGAAACAATCTTGATAAAATTCATCAAGAATTGGAGTTGGATACCTCAAAACCTACGGAAATCAAAAAACCTGATTTTATAAAAGAAAATATCCACTTATTCCCTTGGAAACCTATTTCAATTGCTGCTTCATTGCTTTTGACTATCGGATTTTTTGTTTGGTTGTTTCTTCTGAAACCTGATCCAAATGAAAAATTGTTTTTGGCATACTTCCAAGCAGATCCGGGATTGGTGACGGCTATGAGTTCAGCATCCAATTATGAATTTGACAGGGCAATGGTGGACTATAAATCAGCCAACTATCAGGAGGCAATTACCCGTTGGGAAAAATTAATTCAGGACAAACCAGAAAACGACACGTTACAGTTTTTCCTTGGCGCTTCACATTTGGCCCTCAAAAAAGCTGACCCTGCCATCTTCTATTTCGATGCTGTGGCTACCAATGAAAATTCAAACTTTCAAAAAGACGCCATTTGGTATTTGGGATTGGCCTATGTTCTTGAAGGAAAAGAAGACCGAGCGGTAGAAGTTCTGCTTCAAAGCCAAGATCCCCAAGCTATTGAATTGTTGAAAGAACTAACGGAAAAGTGA
- a CDS encoding aminotransferase class V-fold PLP-dependent enzyme, translated as MNSFENRRSFIKKAGALAGAFSVNSFFNRLHAAEWQELEKAHLHKSPLEMATDEDYWTVIQQGYSASSSPIIILNNGGVSPSPLAVQQAVERFNQMSNQGPSYYMWRILDQGRENLRAGLAKLGGCDPEEVAINRNATEALVTIIYGLDLQKGDEVIGSTQDYPNMMQAWQQRALREGIVYKQLTFNFPSENDEEIVAAYRKAITSKTKIIHLTHVINWNGQIMPILKIARMAHEKGLEVIVDGAHSYGLLDFKIPDLEADYFGTSLHKYLSAPIGSGMLWIKKEKITKVWPLICAGDPKSDNIRKFENLGTRSFPIEQGIGEALNFHNAIGTKRKEERIRYLKDYWATKAEKIPGVKIHTSLKREFSCALAGVSVDGLTPGELESRLMRDFKIHTTPISIANINCVRVSPHVYTKISDLDNLVFGLEKISKG; from the coding sequence ATGAATTCATTTGAAAACCGACGATCTTTTATCAAAAAAGCCGGAGCCTTGGCAGGGGCATTTTCCGTCAACAGTTTCTTCAACAGACTCCATGCTGCTGAATGGCAGGAATTGGAAAAAGCGCACCTCCATAAATCTCCCTTGGAAATGGCAACTGACGAAGATTATTGGACAGTGATTCAACAGGGATATTCTGCCAGTTCTTCACCCATCATTATCCTTAATAACGGGGGTGTATCTCCAAGTCCCTTAGCTGTACAACAGGCAGTGGAACGATTCAATCAAATGAGCAATCAGGGCCCCTCTTATTACATGTGGCGGATTCTGGATCAGGGTAGGGAAAATCTGAGGGCAGGATTGGCAAAATTGGGAGGTTGTGACCCTGAAGAAGTGGCCATTAATAGGAATGCTACAGAGGCTTTGGTCACCATCATTTATGGATTGGATCTTCAAAAAGGGGATGAGGTGATTGGCAGTACACAGGATTATCCCAATATGATGCAGGCTTGGCAGCAAAGGGCTTTACGTGAAGGAATTGTTTACAAACAACTTACTTTTAACTTTCCGTCCGAAAATGATGAGGAAATAGTAGCAGCATACCGCAAGGCGATTACGTCCAAGACAAAGATCATCCACCTAACCCATGTCATCAACTGGAACGGGCAGATTATGCCAATCCTAAAAATTGCCAGAATGGCCCATGAAAAAGGGCTTGAAGTGATCGTGGATGGCGCACATTCATACGGTTTATTGGATTTTAAAATTCCCGATTTGGAGGCAGATTATTTTGGCACCAGTCTTCACAAATACCTCTCAGCTCCGATTGGAAGTGGGATGCTTTGGATCAAAAAAGAGAAGATTACCAAAGTATGGCCATTAATCTGTGCCGGAGATCCAAAAAGTGACAATATCAGGAAATTTGAAAATTTGGGAACCAGAAGCTTCCCTATCGAACAGGGAATAGGGGAGGCCCTTAATTTTCACAACGCGATAGGCACCAAAAGAAAAGAGGAAAGAATAAGGTATCTCAAAGATTATTGGGCTACCAAAGCTGAGAAAATTCCTGGTGTAAAAATCCATACTTCATTGAAAAGAGAATTCAGTTGTGCTTTGGCCGGGGTATCTGTGGATGGTCTTACTCCGGGTGAATTGGAATCGAGATTGATGCGGGATTTCAAAATCCATACAACGCCCATTTCCATAGCCAATATCAATTGTGTTAGGGTTTCACCCCATGTCTATACCAAAATTTCGGATTTGGATAACCTGGTATTTGGATTGGAAAAAATATCCAAAGGATAG